One Drechmeria coniospora strain ARSEF 6962 chromosome 01, whole genome shotgun sequence genomic region harbors:
- a CDS encoding Elongated TPR repeat-containing domain protein produces MTLPDESTTSVPLESKSQGSQAAADEEPTRFSPDEEAALVAESRAIKADANALFSSRQYRDALARYDDAVASCPRYLHYERAVVQSNMAACHLKLEQWTEAAKLATAAIDGLLEHEKRDADLSADVSATSSSTTASATGSRASGNAPSSAAPGSVPGKVAAAGVGDDVEEEIVSPGALTSAPAPPSPVEPSPSPLEIKKADVLRIRTKALLRRARARSEAGGWQNLAAAEEDYRTLSGMRGLAPADVRTVKAQLKALPPKTKAAQESEMAEMWGKLRNLGDGILKPFGLSTNNFKMVKDEQTGGYSMNFQQGGPSSS; encoded by the exons ATGACCCTCCCGGATGAGAGCACCACCAGCGTCCCGCTCGAGTCGAAAAGCCAAGGTTCCCAAGCcgcagccgacgaggaacCGACGAGATTCAGtcccgacgaggaagcg GCCCTCGTCGCAGAGTCTCGTGCCATCAAGGCCGACGCAAACGCCCTCTTCTCGTCACGGCAGTACCGCGATGCCCTCGCGCGGTacgacgacgccgtggcCTCTTGCCCCCGCTACCTTCACTACGAGCGTGCCGTTGTGCAGAGCAACATGGCCGCGTGCCACCTGAAGCTGGAGCAGTGGACGGAAGCTGCCAAgctggccacggccgccatcgacggcctTTTGGAGCATGAGAAGCGAGATGCCGACCTCTCCGCCGACGTCTCAGCaacatcgtcatcgacgacggcgagcgccaCCGGCAGCCGTGCCTCCGGGAATGCCCCGTCAAGCGCTGCCCCGGGGAGTGTCCCCGGAAaggtggccgccgccggggtGGGAGACGATGTGGAAGAGGAAATCGTCAGTCCCGGCGCCCtgacctcggcgccggcaccacCCTCGCCCGTCGAGCCATCCCCCTCTCCGCTGGAGATCAAAAAGGCCGACGTCCTCCGCATCCGGACCAAAgccctcctccgccgcgcccgcgcccgctCCGAGGCGGGAGGCTGGCagaacctcgccgccgccgaagaggaCTACCGCACCCTCTCCGGCATGCGCGGCCTCGCTCCCGCCGACGTCCGCACCGTCAAGGCCCAGCTCAAGGCCCTGCCGCCAAAGACAAAGGCCGCCCAGGAATCGGAAATGGCCGAGATGTGGGGGAAGCTGCGGAATcttggcgacggcatccTGAAGCCCTTTGGCTTGAGCACCAATAATTTCAAGATGGTCAAGGACGAGCAGACGGGAGGCTACAGCATGAACTTTCAACAGggcgggccgtcgtcgtcgtga
- a CDS encoding ASTRA-associated protein 1 translates to MTPSDPFAGRAMAAAQPTPKNILRGHRAQVHVATFIRGNERLVIGDADGYITVWDLAVMRPTAVWQAHAKAMLGIQGWGPDKIITHGRDNKLIVWKLATADEAGLSKALPVEDLPVPRQQPWVLHQLEVNTMNFCSFSACARRSHHDDTCDLGDSPDILVAVPNTLLSEAVDIYSLPSQSRIHTVKPRTQNGMAMCLRLFHHDRCLTLLAAFENGCATVQRLESSGAWITTYRTEAHSQPVLSLDLDPGRAYFLTSSADSMIAKHPIPTALQAVACLPDDDGVVAMDLERRSLLSEAANSSAKVPSPPERREEWKHPLKTVNTKHAGQQSLMIRSDGKIFATAGWDANIRVYSCKTLRELAVLQWHKVGAYAVALASVGTPSAAAASDSGTRPLSCKDSSSTALLGVKDRRIRQATKAHWIAAGAKDGKVSLWDVY, encoded by the exons ATGACCCCCAGTGACCCGTTCGCCGGCAGAGCAATGGCAGCAGCCCAGCCAACTCCCAAGAACATCCTCCGCGGACACAGGGCTCAGGTGCATGTGGCGACCTTTATCAGAGGCAATGAGCGACTCGTCATAGGTGACGCTGACGGATACATTACCGTCTGGGATCTCGCCGTCATGCGTCCGACCGCCGTTTGGCAAGCCCATGCCAAGGCGATGCTAGGAATCCAGGGATGGGGGCCGGACAAGATCATAAC CCATGGGCGCGACAACAAACTCATAGTCTGGAAGCTCGCCACGGCGGATGAGGCGGGCCTAAGCAAGGCTTTGCCGGTGGAAGACCTTCCGGTGCCGCGACAGCAGCCCTGGGTGCTACACCAGCTCGAGGTCAACACGATGAATTTTTGTTCCTTTTCTGCCTGTGCGCGTCGGAGTCACCATGATGACACCTGCGATCTCGGCGACTCGCCGGACATTCTCGTGGCCGTGCCAAACACGCTCCTCTCCGAGGCC GTTGACATCTATTCGCTTCCGAGTCAGTCTCGCATTCACACCGTGAAGCCCAGGACCCAGAATGGCATGGCCATGTGCCTACGACTTTTCCATCATGACCGTTGCCTGACGCTTCTCGCGGCCTTTGAGAATGGCTGTGCCACCGTCCAACGTCTCGAGAGCTCCGGCGCATGGATCACGACATACCGTACAGAGGCACACTCCCAACCCGTCCTGTCCCTGGACCTTGACCCGGGCCGTGCATATTTCCTCACGTCGTCGGCTGATTCGATGATCGCGAAGCACCCTATTCCCACGGCGCTTCAGGCCGTCGCGTGCCTACCTGACGATGATGGTGTCGTGGCCATGGATCTAGAGCGAAGATCACTCCTGTCAGAAGCCGCAAATAGCTCGGCAAaggtgccgtcgccacccGAGCGCCGGGAGGAATGGAAGCACCCTCTGAAGACGGTCAACACGAAACATGCCGGGCAACAGAGCCTGATGATCCGCTCCGACGGCAAGATATTTGCCACTGCAGGCTGGGATGCGAACATTCGAGTCTACTCCTGCAAGACGCTGAGAGAGCTGGCTGTGCTCCAGTGGCACAAGGTCGGCGCCTATGCCGTTGCCCTCGCCAGCGTTGGAACACCATCCGCCGCGGCTGCTTCGGATTCGGGCACGAGACCCCTGTCCTGCAAAGACTCCTCGAGCACCGCTCTGCTCGGAGTCAAGGACCGCAGGATCCGCCAAGCGACCAAGGCCCATTGGATCGCCGCGGGTGCCAAGGATGGCAAGGTCAGCTTGTGGGACGTATACTGA